In the Brettanomyces nanus chromosome 1, complete sequence genome, ATTGTTAAAGAAATCCTCGTTAGAGCCGGCAGAGTCGTCCAAAAACCGATCactcaagttcttcttgatcaactGTCGCTGAAAGATCTTTTCGTCAATACAGCCGCTTGTAACAAGCCTGTAGATTTtaacttctttcttctgtccCTCTCTATGAATTCTAGCCATAGCCTGAAGATCTACCGATGGATTCCAATCATTATCAAACATAATAAGTCTTGAAGCACCCGTCAAGTTCAACCCAATTCCACCTGCCTTTGCACTGAGTAAGAATATAAAACAGCTATCTTTCGAAGATCGGTTGAATTCATTGACAATGCGTCCACGGTCCTTAGAAGGTGTGGATCCATCAAGCCTTGTATAACTAAGTCGAAGGCTTTCAAGTGTCTTCTCTAAAATATCCAATACCTGAGTAAAATTAGAGATGATAACTACTTTCTCATCCTGAGTCTTCTGATATATAAGTCCCAAGAGCCTCATTAGTAGTAAGATTTTACCACTCTTGACCTTTCTACCAATGTCAGATTTAAACTTGTCGTCGTTCACGTCGTGGCAGGCTTCTAAAAAGAACAAATCGTCCtttaaaagagaaggagaattaCAAATCTTTCTAAATGTGGTGATCAAACTAAGAGAGTCTCGAAGTAATTCGTTTCTTTCGTCTTGAAGGATTTTATTGAACTTTTGAGTCTTTAAAACAGCACCAAATAACTCAAGTTGAAGCTTTGTAGGTGGTGCAAATAGAACATAGTCGgatctctttggaagatacTCAGTAATTTCAGAATTGGTTCTTCTTAGAAGAAACTGTTTGGTAAGatcaatcaattcttctgaCTTGTTGTTACCTGCTTTGATTATAGCAGAATTTTTGCAGTTGGGGTCTCTGGATCGTAAAATAAGCTTCATATAGTTCTTTTGGAAGTCCTTAAAGCTACCCAAAACGCCAGGATTGGTGAAATTAATAATATTGTAAAACTCAGTCAGGTCGTTCTGGATGGGGGTGCCTGTAAGCAAGATTCTACGCTGAATATTGAGTGATTCCAAAGTTTTAAACACCTTGTTGGAACTGTTTTTTAGTCGATGACCTTCATCGCATATAACGAGATCGAATTTAGCATCAGCAAGTTCATCAGACATCGATTGCATCTTCTCGTAGCCAATGATGAGAACTTGATATACCTTAGTATTTGCAAAAGATTTGAGAATCTGCTTGTCAGATTGATGGAACGATTGTTGACTTCCATCAATGGCCAAAATATTGAGTCGATTGTGGTTGATTTTACCGAGCCATTTGTGGAACTCGTTCTTCCAGTTATTGACTAAAGTCACCGGACAGCATACCAGTACTTTATTGTGAATTATAGGCTTCTGGCCTACAAATGGAGTCTGTCTGATGAGAGTCCAGATCAAAGCAATTGATTGCAAAGTCTTTCCAAGTCCCATATCATCTGCCAATATTGCACCATGACCATGGCCTTTAAATTCACGATAACCCATAATACATTCATACAAGAAAACGATTCCTTGTCTTTGGTGGGGTCTGAGAATTCCTGATAGGTCTGGATCAACCACTACATCACGAACAGATCTGTTAGTTGCAGGTGGCCTGGGCATTATAAGTGGATTCTCAAAAGTTTCTGGATCAAACAAGGGCTCCGGAGAGGCTGAGAGGTTATGTGACAGCTTTATTGGAGGTCTGGAAGATATCTGAGTAACGATTTTGCGTCTTTTCACTGTTAAAGGGCTGATTAGACTTCTCTTTGTAGTCGAAGCGGCCGGAGCCAGCAAAGCAGCCGAACCCACTGAAGCCACTGAAGCCACCGACCCCACTAAAGCCACCGGAGCCACTGATACACCCTCAGCAATCTCCTCATTCAACTCACACTCATATCCTCCACATTTAAACACGCGATTGTTAAAGACGTGCTTAGAATAGTTAAAAAGCCTCCCTAGAAACATCCCATCAGAGTCTCTAACTGTAGCCGTgttggatgaagagttcaaatagAGTATTCCATCGCCGTCCCAGGACTTATTTTTCCTCTGAGTGGGTTTTCTCCAAAGAATGGTAAAGGATGAACGATTGACTTGACGCGTAGGCTTAGGCTTAGGTTCAGGTTCAGGTTCAACCTTGGGTGTGTCTATAGAAGGTCCTGCATTGGTCGTCAAAGAAGTCTGCAATTTCCGAGGCCTAAATGGAGTATCTAAGTTAAGCATGCAGTAAAAATGAAcgaaggtgaagaaagaagctgtACTCTTGATGCCTTAACCAACTCAGTCCTTGATAAATCTTATGTACCTGATTTGGCGCGTGGCTGAGCTAGAACTTGTGTGGCtaagcaaaagaagaagcatccaTGCCGCAGACTTGGATCCCGGGAACCCCAAACCCCAAAACCCAGGAACTCGGCCCCCCAAGAACTCAGAGACCGAGAAACCCCGTTGAACAGCACCATACAGCCTTACACAACTGCCGTATCTGACGTTTTCAATTGCCCTTTTGACGCGTCGTTTCATCTGTCTAATAGCCATTCACCGCTAAATGAAACCAGCACCGCCTGGAGAATCGAGactcagaaagaaaaaagataaaTAAGATAATTCGCatagaaaacaaaaacaggCAAAAGGATCTTCTTTGTTCTGACATAGGCGTTCAATCAATAGCATGCAGCCGAATACAGCACAGATGCCTCAGCTCACACCACGAGACGCACGGGTTCCTTCGGTTACTGTGGTTCCTGCGGTTCCTGCGATTCCTGTGGTTCCTCAGGAACAGAGAATTCATACGGTTTCAGCAGCACAAGAGTCACATACAGTCTCACCACAAGAGTCTCAACCGGCCCCACCACCTCGTTCTATGCCTATGACGCCGTCAATGAGCAACCGTTCATCGTTTCAGATGCCCAAGACACCTGAGCAGACGCCATCTCAGCCTCAGTCTGAGGGAACTCCTCTTCTGTCTCCATCGTATATGGCCACTACGCCTCATAAACGTAGAAGCACGGATTTTTACAGCCTTTTAAAATCTCCCATGCAAATCAGTGAGGATGGCATGAAACGGAAGTCCTTGGAATTTGCTAAGGCAAAGGTTACAGAGGGTGAAGGAAGCTCCAGGAATAGTATAGGGAGTGTAAGCAATATTGGGGGCTCTTCTCCAGGCGCGTCTGGGTCCTTGGGTTCTGGAGATTTTGTTTTCCATGACTCTACAGGTTCCAGGCTTCTCAAATCACCCAATAGATCGTCTCCTTCCACGTTTTCTCGAGTGGCACGCAATGATACCGATATAAAAAGGATCTCTGATAATCTCCGAACACGTCTTAACTATGCCAAGGCGAAAATCCAGCATGGTTGGTCTGATAAGTCCTTGACAGAAGTTCAACAAAGGCTTCAAAGCAAAAAGGAAAGCAAAATACTcacagaggaagaaaaaagtcAGTATGATGAGTTCTGGAAGCTCCAGAAGGATGAGTTGCCAGCTCAGGTATCTCCCCAtcacagaaagaaatcgtcatcatcggTATCGTCTACTTCTCGTCTGAGTCTCGATCAGATCGCTGCCAATAGACACAATCGAGGGTCTGCTGACAAGGCCTTGTTTAAAGCATTGAACCCTGGTGATAGTCCGCGTCGTTTTGGTAGATCTCCAATAACCCTTCACACCCCGAGGgctcctcctcctcctttgCCGACTGTTCGTACATCTCCTTCACCTGAAAATCGCTTGGAACAGGATGCTATTATGTCATTAATGTCTCTTTCGTCACCTACGAAGAAGTTCTCAGGTTCCACGGCTACTTCTGCCTCTAATTCAGTACCAGTATCTCCAAGTGGATCTTCTAGAACATCTCCTAATGGATCTCCAACAAAAAAGTATGCCGTTTCCGCACCACAGCTACTTCCTCCCTTGGGTAAACTGCCCATTCCCCGTCTATCgtcatctccttctcatctttcGCCTgctcatcatcttccaccTCCTCGGCTCGGTTCAAGCAAATTTGGTGACTCTTCAGCACCTACTGAGGGCGGCGAAACAAcggatgaagaaacagaagatgaggaagacGCCGTTCGTGGTTCTACAGTCAAATCATTACCCATTTCACGTACCCTACCTCTACCCAAGTTATCTTTTGCAGCTTCATCTACCACTCCGAGTAATTTTGGCTTAACAGAACAGCTGAAAATTCAGCCTCTGATCTCCAAACGAACcgttcaagaagatgatgaaaagaccATGAGCGAGGACTCATCCTAATATATAGTTAAGTGTATTGTATTAAATGTAAGATAGTATTAAAGGACCAATTGAAATAATCGCGAAGACCTACCCGCCcaaaaagatgaagtgAAATTCTTTACATCACTTTGGTCactttgtcttcttccattCGAGCATCGATGAAAGACTGTATCAAACCGTTTCCTACACATCACGAAGATGTGGTTTTAGATGTCGAATACGACTTTTACGGTCATCAATTGGCCACTTGTTCTGCCGATCAACACATCAAAGTGTTTGACCTTGATCCTGCTACCTCTAAATGGGTACTCAACGACTCGTGGAAGGCCCATGATTCTAATATAATTCGAGTGGGGTTCGCCAACCCTGAATATGGTCATTTACTTCTCTCTGCTTCGTATGATCGAACTCTTAAGATCTGGGAAGAGAACTTTGATGAGCCTGTTGGttcaggaagaagatggacaCGACTAGTAACTATAGCTGATTCACATGGACCTTTATATGACAGCTGCTTTGTTCCATCATTTTTGGGATTGAAAGTGGGCACCATTGGCTCTGATGGAAAATTGAGGATCTATGAGAACCTGGATCCATCCGATTTACGCGATTGGACACTCGTAGAGGAGATTAACGTGCTCAAGGCTCCTGTGGCCTCGCATTTACAGAGTGATTTCAACGTTTGTTGGTGTCCATCAAGATTCTCGTGCGAGAAACTTTGTGTTAGTGCGTTAGATCAGGCATACATTTACTataaagatgaaaattCAAACAAATTCAAACTGGGAGAGGTTCTTCCTGAGCATAATGGATTGATTAGATCTGTGGCATGGGCTCCTCTGATGGGCAAATCGTATCATCTGATTGCTACAGCTTGCAAAGATGGATATGTGAGGATATTTAAATTGACGGAGAATGTTCAATCACCGGGAGATGTTAGCTTTGATATTTCATTGATTGGCTCATTCAATGATCATACAGGAGAAGTTTGGAGAGTGTCTTGGAATATGACTGGAACAATACTAAGTAGTTGTGGAGATGATGGATTGGTTAGACTTTATAAGTCCAACTATGCCAATGATTTTCAATGTATGAGTGTGATAAGCACCACTCATTGAACCCTATTCcttattcaacttcaatagatcttcaaattgcTCGTCTCCTATCACCTCTCCATGCAAACCTTCTAACTCCCTAATCACTCTCTCTACCTTCTCTGCCTCTTGGCTCGTTGCGCTTGTCAACCCCTTCAATTCGTCCATCAAGCTACCatattccttcttcaattcgTATAATTTCCCATCCATGTTCTTaattgatctttctttgagcTCAATCAATCTACTCTCGACGATCTGCTCAGGCTTCACCTTATCTAGATGTATTACATTCTTATCGTTTTTTACCTGCCTATCTCTCgcatcaacaacaatcATATCCAATTCATTGAGCTTCTCTTTAATCTGTCTATCTCTGTAGATC is a window encoding:
- a CDS encoding uncharacterized protein (BUSCO:EOG0934408G), giving the protein MDNNTEFVRYDGFRKAVNFSLEATLNKFTLDKLQECYPMIDAEVLEFVRRQIVELWKEKAETECEKIYRDRQIKEKLNELDMIVVDARDRQVKNDKNVIHLDKVKPEQIVESRLIELKERSIKNMDGKLYELKKEYGSLMDELKGLTSATSQEAEKVERVIRELEGLHGEVIGDEQFEDLLKLNKE